A genome region from Panicum virgatum strain AP13 chromosome 4K, P.virgatum_v5, whole genome shotgun sequence includes the following:
- the LOC120702050 gene encoding antifreeze protein Maxi-like, producing the protein MAWPQSACASAGHALPPRAGSTAPTPSPLLQGAPTMHAAAAFGAAVAPAARAAASLAAQAVAPRDSARATASLDAAWLAFGMPPTAAPFAANAFSGQPIAAGAPTAHAAAAFVATVAPAARAAASLAATHAAQAVAPRDSARATASLDAAWLAFRMPPAAAPFAANAFSGQPIAASAATAGAAPLFAQSFSAMEQTPPFGHIVKAV; encoded by the exons ATGGCGTGGCCCCAGAGCGCGTGTGCCTCCGCTGGCCACGCGCTACCCCCCCGCGCTGGATCCACGGCCCCTACCCCCTCTCCTCTGCTCCAGGGCGCGCCCACcatgcacgccgccgccgcctttgggGCCGctgtcgcgcccgccgcgcgggccgccgcctccctcgccgcgcaggCCGTTGCGCCCAGGGACTCCGCGCGGGCCACTGCCTCCCTCGACGCCGCATGGCTTGCATTCGGGATGCCCCCCACGGCCGCGCCATTCGCCGCCAACGCCTTCAGCGGGCAGCCGATCGCTGCCG GCGCGCccaccgcgcacgccgccgccgcctttgtgGCCACTGTCGCGCCCGCCGctcgggccgccgcctccctcgccgccacgCACGCCGCACAGGCCGTTGCGCCCAGGGACTCCGCGCGGGCCACTGCCTCCCTCGACGCCGCGTGGCTTGCATTCAGGATGccccccgcggccgcgccgtTCGCCGCCAACGCCTTCAGCGGGCAGCCGATCGCCGCCAGTGCTGCTACTGCCGgagctgctcccctgttcgcgcagtccttcagcgccatggagCAGACGCCGCCT ttcggccacATTGTTAAGGCCGTCTAG